The following proteins come from a genomic window of Rhodoligotrophos sp. CJ14:
- a CDS encoding 4a-hydroxytetrahydrobiopterin dehydratase → MSERDQTFDDHTVERRLAAELPKWRLENGWIRRKYRTNSWKGTLMAVNTVGHLAEAAWHHPDITMSYGWFEVRLKNHAANGITEKDFALAKKIEEVIQWQPGAEDGPLEGTPQKDLRFAYIKYD, encoded by the coding sequence ATGAGCGAGCGCGATCAGACCTTCGATGATCATACGGTAGAGCGACGGCTTGCGGCCGAGCTGCCGAAATGGCGACTGGAGAATGGCTGGATCCGGCGGAAATACCGTACCAATAGCTGGAAGGGTACGCTGATGGCCGTGAATACGGTCGGCCATCTCGCAGAAGCCGCCTGGCACCATCCGGACATCACCATGTCCTATGGCTGGTTCGAGGTGCGGCTCAAGAATCACGCGGCGAACGGGATCACCGAGAAGGATTTCGCTCTGGCCAAGAAAATCGAGGAGGTGATCCAATGGCAGCCAGGCGCGGAAGACGGGCCGCTCGAGGGCACGCCGCAGAAGGATCTGCGCTTTGCCTACATCAAATATGATTGA
- the mch gene encoding methenyltetrahydromethanopterin cyclohydrolase, giving the protein MAPPSINANALHLVEAMVANADALRLAITSGASGERLIDAGSKVQGGLEAGLMLARICMGGLGEMSIASSPGIVNWPWVVNVRSSQPVTACLASQYAGWSLSHGEGRGAFFALGSGPARALAAREPIYQELAYRDDFDAAVLVLETDKAPPSAIVEKVASDCGIRPDRLTLIYAPTRSLAGTLQVVARVLEVALHKAHSLHFPLDRIVDGMGSAPISPPHPDFVTALGRTNDAIIYGGHVHLFVLGPASDAQELARNLPSNTSRDFGEPFSEIFKRFNGDFYAIDPLLFSPASATVTAIEHGLSFHAGKISPALLDRSFT; this is encoded by the coding sequence ATGGCGCCCCCGAGCATCAATGCCAATGCCCTGCACTTGGTCGAGGCCATGGTGGCGAATGCCGATGCGCTGCGCCTCGCCATAACGAGCGGTGCATCTGGCGAGCGCCTGATCGATGCCGGATCAAAGGTCCAGGGCGGCCTCGAAGCAGGGCTTATGCTGGCGCGCATCTGCATGGGCGGCTTGGGCGAGATGTCGATTGCCTCCAGCCCTGGCATCGTCAATTGGCCTTGGGTCGTGAATGTGCGCTCGTCCCAGCCCGTCACCGCCTGTCTTGCCAGCCAATATGCCGGCTGGAGCCTCAGCCATGGCGAGGGTCGCGGCGCCTTCTTTGCCCTGGGCTCCGGACCTGCGCGCGCGCTCGCCGCCCGTGAGCCGATCTATCAGGAGCTTGCCTACCGCGACGACTTTGACGCGGCGGTCCTCGTCCTTGAGACCGATAAGGCACCACCGTCGGCCATCGTCGAGAAAGTGGCAAGTGACTGCGGAATTCGGCCCGATCGGCTCACCCTGATTTATGCGCCGACACGCTCCCTCGCCGGCACGCTGCAGGTGGTCGCCCGGGTGCTCGAGGTCGCGCTCCATAAAGCGCACAGCCTGCATTTCCCCCTCGATCGCATCGTCGATGGCATGGGCAGCGCGCCGATTTCACCGCCCCACCCCGATTTCGTCACGGCCCTGGGCCGCACCAATGACGCGATCATCTATGGCGGCCATGTCCATCTCTTCGTGCTCGGCCCGGCCTCCGATGCGCAAGAGCTCGCCCGCAATCTGCCAAGCAATACATCGCGCGATTTCGGCGAGCCGTTTTCGGAGATCTTCAAGCGCTTCAACGGCGATTTCTACGCGATCGACCCGCTGCTGTTCAGCCCGGCTTCCGCGACTGTCACCGCCATTGAGCACGGCCTCAGCTTCCATGCTGGCAAGATCTCGCCTGCGCTCCTCGATCGCTCTTTCACCTGA
- a CDS encoding beta-ribofuranosylaminobenzene 5'-phosphate synthase family protein, whose amino-acid sequence MPNSVSVTVPARLHLGFLDMEGGLGRRFGSLGLSIEVPVTRLTMSVSRTPGVRGPDQERATRYLAALEEALRLPRYCHQVQIESAIPSHAGLGSGTQMALALAAALRRLHGLPLDIRGDAARLGRGARSGIGIGLFETGGFVVDGGRSEASGPPPIIAQHRFPEEWGIILVLDDQLKGAHGQEETEAFLDLPPFAAKTAATICRLLLMQVLPAVVERDLARFGTGISEIQGLLGDYFAPIQGGRFTSPDVARAIEHLAAAGGTGVGQSSWGPTGFAFAPSLEAAAHMADALRMQPFATDLDIRVVKASNRKASITVAETCPTD is encoded by the coding sequence ATGCCGAACAGCGTGAGCGTGACGGTGCCAGCGCGCCTGCATCTGGGCTTCCTGGACATGGAAGGCGGATTGGGTCGGCGCTTCGGCAGCCTGGGCCTCTCGATCGAGGTCCCGGTCACGCGCCTGACGATGTCGGTTTCCCGAACCCCCGGAGTGCGCGGGCCGGATCAGGAGCGGGCAACGCGCTATCTAGCAGCCCTGGAAGAGGCGCTGCGCCTGCCGCGCTATTGTCATCAGGTCCAAATCGAATCAGCCATTCCGTCTCATGCGGGGCTCGGCTCGGGCACCCAGATGGCCCTTGCCCTGGCCGCGGCACTGCGGCGTCTGCATGGTTTGCCGCTCGATATCCGAGGTGACGCAGCCCGATTGGGCCGAGGGGCTCGCTCGGGCATCGGCATCGGCCTCTTTGAGACCGGCGGCTTTGTGGTGGATGGCGGTCGAAGCGAGGCGAGCGGCCCCCCGCCGATCATCGCGCAGCACCGTTTTCCCGAGGAATGGGGCATCATCCTGGTCTTGGATGATCAACTGAAAGGTGCCCATGGTCAGGAGGAGACGGAAGCCTTCCTCGACTTGCCGCCCTTCGCCGCCAAAACGGCAGCCACCATCTGCCGTCTGCTCCTGATGCAGGTTCTGCCGGCGGTGGTCGAACGCGATCTTGCCCGCTTCGGAACCGGGATCTCCGAGATCCAGGGGCTGCTGGGGGACTATTTCGCGCCCATTCAAGGTGGCCGCTTCACCAGCCCCGATGTCGCGCGTGCAATCGAACATCTCGCCGCCGCAGGCGGAACCGGGGTCGGCCAGAGCTCCTGGGGCCCCACCGGCTTTGCCTTCGCGCCCTCGCTCGAGGCGGCCGCCCACATGGCTGATGCACTGCGCATGCAACCATTCGCAACCGACCTGGATATCCGCGTGGTGAAGGCCTCCAATCGGAAGGCCTCGATCACGGTCGCGGAGACCTGTCCGACCGATTGA
- a CDS encoding NAD(P)-dependent methylenetetrahydromethanopterin dehydrogenase encodes MTDKSILHMVTPLKHVSPFDINMAADAGFDVLSTYTNVTLDEVAGLVQDAIFSRSPKLGRKTGLFISGKDAIVALDMLKLAKRAFVPPFVISLFADPAGSFTTAAAMIAKIERLLRAHHDRALKGAKIAVFGATGVVGFSSAVIAALEGAEVTLVGHDGRTRVERLSNEIEARFDVTARFADGSDDEKKEQVLMGTEIVLTAGKAGVQILSSALLASADSLLIAADVNAVPPAGIEGLSPTANGEPIGQTQVLGLGALAIGGIKYQTQSGLFKQMLKAEKPVAYDFRDAFVLARTLVQ; translated from the coding sequence ATGACCGACAAATCGATCCTGCACATGGTGACGCCGCTCAAGCATGTGAGCCCGTTCGACATCAACATGGCTGCGGATGCAGGCTTTGACGTGCTGAGCACCTACACAAACGTGACGCTCGATGAGGTCGCCGGCCTGGTTCAGGACGCGATTTTCTCCCGTTCGCCCAAGCTCGGGCGGAAAACCGGCCTGTTCATCAGTGGCAAGGACGCGATCGTCGCGCTCGACATGCTGAAGCTCGCCAAGCGCGCTTTCGTGCCGCCCTTTGTCATCTCCCTTTTTGCTGATCCCGCGGGCTCCTTCACCACGGCGGCGGCGATGATCGCCAAGATCGAGCGCTTGCTGCGCGCCCACCACGACCGCGCGCTTAAAGGAGCAAAGATCGCGGTATTCGGTGCAACCGGCGTGGTGGGCTTCTCCTCCGCCGTCATTGCGGCCCTCGAAGGCGCCGAGGTGACTTTGGTTGGCCATGATGGCCGGACCCGCGTCGAACGCTTGTCCAACGAGATCGAAGCCCGTTTCGATGTGACAGCACGCTTTGCGGATGGCAGCGATGATGAGAAGAAGGAACAGGTATTGATGGGCACCGAGATCGTGCTCACCGCCGGCAAGGCTGGTGTCCAGATCCTGTCGTCAGCCCTTCTCGCCAGCGCAGATAGCCTGCTGATCGCAGCCGATGTGAACGCGGTCCCCCCGGCCGGCATCGAGGGATTGTCGCCGACGGCCAATGGTGAGCCGATCGGCCAAACCCAGGTGCTGGGCCTGGGCGCGCTCGCCATTGGCGGCATCAAATATCAAACTCAGTCCGGCCTGTTCAAACAGATGCTGAAGGCCGAAAAGCCCGTGGCTTATGACTTCCGCGACGCCTTCGTGCTGGCCCGGACTCTTGTGCAATGA
- a CDS encoding ATP-grasp domain-containing protein produces the protein MLHRVALDPPRIALFADSTDGHANALEKRLIAQGASVCRASLAACSFDTGAPGGIRIPGLDGLPDAALVRTIAAGSFEAVTRRLGILHGLREAGVLVWNDARAIERCVDKSTTTFLLAHNGIAVPPTWTVERREEAEAILRREEVHGPLVLKPLFGAQGKGLRLIRKADELPPPEDVAGVYYLQRFMGLHRDGYRDHRVFVVAGRAVAAMSRRSDHWITNIKQGGEPEPVTPDDELCDIAVRASAAVGADFAGVDILRHAPGEAVVLEVNSMPAWSGLRRVADIDIPLEITRALIEAIRARAARRIAG, from the coding sequence ATGCTGCACCGTGTTGCGCTTGACCCGCCTCGCATCGCCCTCTTTGCCGACAGCACTGATGGCCATGCGAATGCCCTGGAAAAACGGCTGATCGCGCAAGGTGCGAGCGTCTGCCGCGCCAGTCTCGCCGCCTGCAGCTTCGATACCGGTGCCCCGGGTGGGATCCGCATTCCAGGCCTCGATGGCCTGCCCGACGCGGCGCTTGTACGCACAATCGCAGCCGGCAGCTTCGAAGCCGTGACCCGGCGCCTCGGCATCCTGCACGGATTGCGCGAAGCCGGCGTTCTCGTGTGGAATGATGCACGCGCGATCGAGCGCTGCGTGGACAAATCAACGACCACCTTCCTGCTCGCCCACAACGGCATTGCGGTGCCACCGACCTGGACCGTGGAGCGCCGCGAAGAGGCCGAGGCGATCCTGCGCCGCGAGGAGGTTCACGGGCCCCTGGTCTTGAAGCCGCTCTTCGGCGCGCAAGGCAAGGGCCTGCGCTTGATCCGCAAAGCCGACGAGCTGCCCCCGCCTGAGGATGTGGCAGGCGTCTACTACCTCCAGCGGTTCATGGGGCTTCACCGTGACGGCTACCGTGACCACCGGGTCTTCGTCGTAGCCGGCCGCGCCGTCGCCGCCATGTCACGCCGCAGCGACCATTGGATCACCAATATCAAGCAGGGCGGTGAGCCGGAGCCTGTCACCCCGGACGATGAGCTCTGTGATATCGCCGTCAGGGCTTCCGCTGCCGTCGGGGCTGACTTCGCCGGTGTGGATATTCTCCGCCACGCTCCTGGTGAAGCCGTGGTCCTGGAGGTGAACTCCATGCCGGCCTGGAGCGGCCTCAGAAGAGTTGCAGATATCGATATTCCGCTTGAGATTACCCGAGCGCTCATCGAAGCTATAAGGGCTCGGGCGGCGCGGAGAATTGCGGGATGA
- a CDS encoding ATP-grasp domain-containing protein, producing the protein MTDLGRPAILIVAISGRALVAAARKAGFAPLVADLFGDLDTRGLADAWAVVPGDLALGFDREALLQALEALATGREPLGIVYGGGFDGRPDLIADLGERWPLLGNDAETTRLIKHPLRFAALCRELDIPHPGVATLSEIAPGKLLVKRAGGSGGTHVRHFNGAPLQEGEYLQPFIGERSVSALFCAGLGHCEVIGFSEQWTDPDAAPFAYGGAARPAALDATMAVAMAEAVKRISQAAGLNGLNSADFRLDREKYWLIEINPRPGGSLDVFHDRNGQLFAYHVAACRGELPPEHCRATWAEPLIFDDAAVAEILYATRCVSAVPACDWPEWTADRQAPDTRVERGWPLCTITARAGTVDEARALSRSRKAAMRAILERG; encoded by the coding sequence ATGACTGATTTGGGCCGGCCGGCCATCCTGATCGTGGCGATCTCCGGCCGGGCTCTCGTAGCTGCTGCGCGCAAGGCGGGCTTCGCCCCCCTTGTGGCCGACCTGTTCGGCGATCTCGACACGAGAGGATTGGCAGATGCCTGGGCCGTGGTCCCCGGCGACCTTGCCCTGGGATTCGACCGGGAAGCTCTGCTCCAAGCCCTTGAAGCCCTTGCGACGGGGCGCGAGCCGCTCGGCATCGTCTATGGCGGTGGCTTCGATGGCCGCCCAGACCTCATTGCGGATTTGGGCGAACGCTGGCCCTTGCTGGGGAACGATGCGGAGACCACTCGCCTGATCAAGCACCCCTTGCGCTTTGCTGCTTTATGCCGCGAGCTCGACATCCCTCACCCCGGCGTTGCAACCCTATCCGAGATCGCACCCGGCAAGCTTCTCGTGAAGCGCGCGGGTGGCTCGGGCGGCACCCATGTCAGACACTTCAACGGTGCGCCATTGCAGGAAGGAGAGTATCTGCAGCCTTTCATAGGTGAGCGCTCGGTCTCGGCCCTGTTCTGCGCCGGGCTCGGCCATTGCGAGGTGATTGGCTTCAGCGAGCAATGGACCGACCCTGATGCCGCACCCTTCGCCTATGGGGGCGCTGCTCGCCCGGCTGCGCTCGATGCAACCATGGCGGTCGCGATGGCTGAGGCGGTGAAACGAATAAGCCAGGCCGCCGGCCTGAACGGCCTCAACAGCGCGGATTTCCGCCTCGACCGCGAGAAGTACTGGCTCATCGAGATCAACCCTCGCCCCGGTGGCAGCCTCGACGTTTTCCACGACCGCAACGGCCAGCTCTTCGCCTATCACGTCGCTGCCTGCCGCGGAGAGCTGCCGCCAGAGCATTGTCGAGCGACGTGGGCGGAACCGCTCATCTTCGATGATGCGGCCGTGGCCGAAATCCTGTATGCCACGCGCTGCGTGAGCGCGGTTCCGGCATGTGATTGGCCCGAATGGACCGCCGATCGCCAGGCGCCGGACACAAGAGTGGAGAGAGGCTGGCCGCTCTGTACGATTACTGCGCGCGCCGGGACGGTCGATGAGGCTCGCGCCCTATCAAGGAGCCGCAAGGCGGCCATGCGCGCAATCTTGGAGAGAGGCTGA